From the Carya illinoinensis cultivar Pawnee chromosome 4, C.illinoinensisPawnee_v1, whole genome shotgun sequence genome, one window contains:
- the LOC122307977 gene encoding nuclear transcription factor Y subunit A-3-like isoform X1: MPSFTANCPLWWNSDVHRIPPALSENACLKAGSPPQLCHDAKHLGLQLPIQESATIQLTGQSNPKADRDEGCVRDVEGQKKPFMLNNPDIISNPSQVAHNYLMSRVSHAYAEPCLLTTYGPPAIIQPQMVGRAPARVPLPLDFSDDGPIYVNPKQYHGILRRRQSRAKLEAKKKVVKTRKPYLHESRHRHALNRVRGSGGRFVSTRKLHNPDPATTSNSHCVSGSIDLLSSKTMSEFDSHRFVASQDVSSLTTCSNINSKDNNKFQLRDPRFSGTFPPTGGRGSMQCNGGLVSGGTQHCASVVR; this comes from the exons ATGCCCAGTTTTACTGCTAATTGCCCCTTGTGGTGGAATTCCGATGTACATCGAATTCCACCAGCTTTATCTGAAAATGCATGCTTAAAAGCGGGATCTCCTCCACAACTTTGTCATGATGCAAAGCATTTAGGTCTTCAACTACCGATCCAGGAATCAGCCACAATTCAGTTGACTGGTCAATCTAACCCGAAAGCAG ACAGAGATGAAGGCTGTGTCAGGGATGTGGAAGGTCAAAAGAAGCCTTTCATGTTGAATAATCCAGATATTATCAGCAATCCTTCACAAGTTGCTCACAACTATTTAATG TCTCGAGTGTCACATGCCTATGCCGAGCCATGCTTGTTGACTACTTACGGACCACCAGCTATT ATTCAGCCCCAGATGGTGGGGAGAGCGCCTGCACGAGTCCCACTGCCACTTGATTTTTCAGATGATGGACCCATTTATGTCAATCCGAAACAGTACCATGGAATTCTTAGAAGGAGGCAGTCACGGGCAAAGCTTGAGGctaaaaaaaaagttgtcaaAACTCGAAAG CCATATCTTCACGAGTCTCGGCATCGTCATGCGTTAAATAGGGTTAGGGGATCCGGTGGACGCTTTGTCAGCACAAGAAAGCTTCATAATCCTGATCCAGCCACTACTAGCAACAGCCATTGCGTCTCAGGCTCCATTGACTTGCTTTCAAGTAAAACTATGTCTGAGTTTGACAGTCATCGATTTGTGGCCAGTCAAGATGTTTCTTCCCTTACCACCTGCTCCAACATCAATAGCAAGGATAACAATAAGTTTCAGCTGCGGGATCCCAGATTCTCAGGCACCTTTCCCCCCACGGGTGGCCGTGGATCCATGCAATGCAATGGAGGCCTTGTGTCTGGAGGCACCCAGCACTGTGCTTCAGTGGTCCGGTAA
- the LOC122307977 gene encoding nuclear transcription factor Y subunit A-4-like isoform X2, translating into MPSFTANCPLWWNSDVHRIPPALSENACLKAGSPPQLCHDAKHLGLQLPIQESATIQLTGQSNPKADRDEGCVRDVEGQKKPFMLNNPDIISNPSQVAHNYLMSRVSHAYAEPCLLTTYGPPAIPQMVGRAPARVPLPLDFSDDGPIYVNPKQYHGILRRRQSRAKLEAKKKVVKTRKPYLHESRHRHALNRVRGSGGRFVSTRKLHNPDPATTSNSHCVSGSIDLLSSKTMSEFDSHRFVASQDVSSLTTCSNINSKDNNKFQLRDPRFSGTFPPTGGRGSMQCNGGLVSGGTQHCASVVR; encoded by the exons ATGCCCAGTTTTACTGCTAATTGCCCCTTGTGGTGGAATTCCGATGTACATCGAATTCCACCAGCTTTATCTGAAAATGCATGCTTAAAAGCGGGATCTCCTCCACAACTTTGTCATGATGCAAAGCATTTAGGTCTTCAACTACCGATCCAGGAATCAGCCACAATTCAGTTGACTGGTCAATCTAACCCGAAAGCAG ACAGAGATGAAGGCTGTGTCAGGGATGTGGAAGGTCAAAAGAAGCCTTTCATGTTGAATAATCCAGATATTATCAGCAATCCTTCACAAGTTGCTCACAACTATTTAATG TCTCGAGTGTCACATGCCTATGCCGAGCCATGCTTGTTGACTACTTACGGACCACCAGCTATT CCCCAGATGGTGGGGAGAGCGCCTGCACGAGTCCCACTGCCACTTGATTTTTCAGATGATGGACCCATTTATGTCAATCCGAAACAGTACCATGGAATTCTTAGAAGGAGGCAGTCACGGGCAAAGCTTGAGGctaaaaaaaaagttgtcaaAACTCGAAAG CCATATCTTCACGAGTCTCGGCATCGTCATGCGTTAAATAGGGTTAGGGGATCCGGTGGACGCTTTGTCAGCACAAGAAAGCTTCATAATCCTGATCCAGCCACTACTAGCAACAGCCATTGCGTCTCAGGCTCCATTGACTTGCTTTCAAGTAAAACTATGTCTGAGTTTGACAGTCATCGATTTGTGGCCAGTCAAGATGTTTCTTCCCTTACCACCTGCTCCAACATCAATAGCAAGGATAACAATAAGTTTCAGCTGCGGGATCCCAGATTCTCAGGCACCTTTCCCCCCACGGGTGGCCGTGGATCCATGCAATGCAATGGAGGCCTTGTGTCTGGAGGCACCCAGCACTGTGCTTCAGTGGTCCGGTAA
- the LOC122307977 gene encoding nuclear transcription factor Y subunit A-3-like isoform X3: MPSFTANCPLWWNSDVHRIPPALSENACLKAGSPPQLCHDAKHLGLQLPIQESATIQLTGQSNPKADRDEGCVRDVEGQKKPFMLNNPDIISNPSQVAHNYLMIQPQMVGRAPARVPLPLDFSDDGPIYVNPKQYHGILRRRQSRAKLEAKKKVVKTRKPYLHESRHRHALNRVRGSGGRFVSTRKLHNPDPATTSNSHCVSGSIDLLSSKTMSEFDSHRFVASQDVSSLTTCSNINSKDNNKFQLRDPRFSGTFPPTGGRGSMQCNGGLVSGGTQHCASVVR; this comes from the exons ATGCCCAGTTTTACTGCTAATTGCCCCTTGTGGTGGAATTCCGATGTACATCGAATTCCACCAGCTTTATCTGAAAATGCATGCTTAAAAGCGGGATCTCCTCCACAACTTTGTCATGATGCAAAGCATTTAGGTCTTCAACTACCGATCCAGGAATCAGCCACAATTCAGTTGACTGGTCAATCTAACCCGAAAGCAG ACAGAGATGAAGGCTGTGTCAGGGATGTGGAAGGTCAAAAGAAGCCTTTCATGTTGAATAATCCAGATATTATCAGCAATCCTTCACAAGTTGCTCACAACTATTTAATG ATTCAGCCCCAGATGGTGGGGAGAGCGCCTGCACGAGTCCCACTGCCACTTGATTTTTCAGATGATGGACCCATTTATGTCAATCCGAAACAGTACCATGGAATTCTTAGAAGGAGGCAGTCACGGGCAAAGCTTGAGGctaaaaaaaaagttgtcaaAACTCGAAAG CCATATCTTCACGAGTCTCGGCATCGTCATGCGTTAAATAGGGTTAGGGGATCCGGTGGACGCTTTGTCAGCACAAGAAAGCTTCATAATCCTGATCCAGCCACTACTAGCAACAGCCATTGCGTCTCAGGCTCCATTGACTTGCTTTCAAGTAAAACTATGTCTGAGTTTGACAGTCATCGATTTGTGGCCAGTCAAGATGTTTCTTCCCTTACCACCTGCTCCAACATCAATAGCAAGGATAACAATAAGTTTCAGCTGCGGGATCCCAGATTCTCAGGCACCTTTCCCCCCACGGGTGGCCGTGGATCCATGCAATGCAATGGAGGCCTTGTGTCTGGAGGCACCCAGCACTGTGCTTCAGTGGTCCGGTAA